A genomic region of Pseudorca crassidens isolate mPseCra1 chromosome 10, mPseCra1.hap1, whole genome shotgun sequence contains the following coding sequences:
- the FANCE gene encoding Fanconi anemia group E protein isoform X1 codes for MEAPEAAPAQAEGAEPAPWAHLEAPARLLLQTLQAGPDGARRGLGVLRALSGRGGEPFGWDRVFEALCREEPVVEGPDCRLELKPLLLRLPPLCQRNLMCLLMAVWPSLPESSLHPVLQIVQQDPSPDPDPWLRALGEFLRRDLGVGISTEGVSPLSKRCQRQLRGLCRQLGQGGRKLKLPQAPDPEGTEQEEDKDSQRPGKRRKEAEEEPASPEGERAPKRLRWLEKEEEESHEENRPEHESLESLANGGGASSIKNQPVLGAKPSEAGQSLEDAKGLPESLELPRAIQEQVPRLQQLLKTLGKGLEGLEGTPPVELQLLHECSPGQVDLVCAQLQLPQLSDTGLLQLCTWLLALSPDLSLSNATVLIRSLFLGRILSLTSSASRLLTTALTSFCTKYTYAVCRALLGPVLQAPGIGPAQTELLCCLTKDEALEPDMQALMLGQILELPWKEETFLVLQSLLERQVEMPSEKFSVLMEKLCKEGPAATTSMAYAKLMLTVVTKYRANISEPQRLGLAAVLELNTTFLKKSLQAALRQLAP; via the exons ATGGAGGCCCCGGAGGCGGCACCCGCTCAGGCTGAGGGCGCGGAGCCGGCGCCCTGGGCGCACCTAGAGGCCCCCGCCCGCCTCCTGCTGCAGACGCTGCAGGCGGGGCCCGACGGGGCGCGGCGCGGCTTGGGGGTGCTGCGGGCTCTGAGCGGCCGCGGAGGGGAGCCCTTCGGCTGGGACCGCGTCTTCGAGGCGCTGTGCCGGGAGGAGCCAGTAGTGGAGGGCCCGGACTGTCGCCTGGAGCT GAAACCACTGCTGCTGCGATTGCCCCCGTTATGCCAGAGGAACCTGATGTGCCTACTGATGGCTGTTTGGCCGTCGCTGCCCGAAAGCAGTCTCCACCCTGTGCTGCAGATTGTGCAGCAGGATCCAAGCCCCGACCCTGATCCCTGGCTCCGGGCCCTTGGGGAATTTCTGCGAAGGGATCTGGGTGTTGGGATCTCCACTGAGGGAGTGTCCCCACTGTCTAAAAGGTGCCAGAGACAGCTCCGAGGCCTGTGTAGGCAGCTGGGCCAAGGGGGCAGGAAGTTGAAGTTGCCCCAGGCTCCAGATCCCGAAGGGACAGAACAGGAGGAGGACAAGGACTCCCAGCGGCCTGGGAAACGCAGAAAGGAAGCGGAGGAAGAGCCTGCCAGTCCTGAGGGGGAGAGGGCCCCCAAAAGGCTCCGGTGgttggaaaaggaagaagaagaaagtcaTGAGGAAAACAGACCTGAACATGAATCTTTGGAATCCCTGGCCAATGGAGGAGGTGCATCGTCCATTAAGAACCAGCCTGTTTTGGGGGCTAAGCCCAGTGAGGCTGGTCAGAGTCTAGAGGATGCTAAGGGCCTACCTGAGAGTTTGGAGTTGCCCAGAGCTATCCAG GAACAAGTTCCCAGGCTGCAGCAGCTGCTCAAGACCCTCGGGAAG GGGTTGGAAGGGCTGGAGGGCACCCCACCAGTTGAGCTGCAGCTTCTCCACGAATGCAGTCCTGGCCAG GTGGACCTGGTGTGTGCCCAGCTGCAGCTCCCACAGCTCTCGGACACAGGTCTCCTGCAGCTCTGCACCTGGCTGCTGGCCCTTTCACCAGACCTCAGCCTCAGCAATGCTACTGTGCTGATCAGGAGCCTCTTCCTTGGACGG ATTCTCTCCCTGACTTCCTCAGCCTCCCGCTTGCTCACAACTGCCCTGACCTCCTTCTGTACTAAGTACACCTACGCCGTCTGCAGAGCCCTCCTTGGCCCTGTGCTCCAAGCCCCAGGAATAG GTCCAGCTCAAACAGAGTTACTGTGTTGCCTTACAAAGGACGAGGCCCTGGAGCCGGACATGCAGGCTCTAATGCTGGG ACAGATCTTGGAGCTGCCCTGGAAGGAAGAGACTTTCTTGGTGTTGCAGTCACTCCTGGAGCGGCAG GTGGAGATGCCCTCTGAGAAGTTCAGTGTGTTGATGGAGAAACTCTGTAAAGAGGGGCCAGCAGCCACCACGTCCATGGCCTATGCCAAGCTCATGCTGACAGTGGTAACCAAGTATCGGGCCAAT
- the FANCE gene encoding Fanconi anemia group E protein isoform X3: protein MEAPEAAPAQAEGAEPAPWAHLEAPARLLLQTLQAGPDGARRGLGVLRALSGRGGEPFGWDRVFEALCREEPVVEGPDCRLELKPLLLRLPPLCQRNLMCLLMAVWPSLPESSLHPVLQIVQQDPSPDPDPWLRALGEFLRRDLGVGISTEGVSPLSKRCQRQLRGLCRQLGQGGRKLKLPQAPDPEGTEQEEDKDSQRPGKRRKEAEEEPASPEGERAPKRLRWLEKEEEESHEENRPEHESLESLANGGGASSIKNQPVLGAKPSEAGQSLEDAKGLPESLELPRAIQEQVPRLQQLLKTLGKGLEGLEGTPPVELQLLHECSPGQVDLVCAQLQLPQLSDTGLLQLCTWLLALSPDLSLSNATVLIRSLFLGRILSLTSSASRLLTTALTSFCTKYTYAVCRALLGPVLQAPGIGPAQTELLCCLTKDEALEPDMQALMLGQILELPWKEETFLVLQSLLERQVEMPSEKFSVLMEKLCKEGPAATTSMAYAKLMLTVVTKYRAN, encoded by the exons ATGGAGGCCCCGGAGGCGGCACCCGCTCAGGCTGAGGGCGCGGAGCCGGCGCCCTGGGCGCACCTAGAGGCCCCCGCCCGCCTCCTGCTGCAGACGCTGCAGGCGGGGCCCGACGGGGCGCGGCGCGGCTTGGGGGTGCTGCGGGCTCTGAGCGGCCGCGGAGGGGAGCCCTTCGGCTGGGACCGCGTCTTCGAGGCGCTGTGCCGGGAGGAGCCAGTAGTGGAGGGCCCGGACTGTCGCCTGGAGCT GAAACCACTGCTGCTGCGATTGCCCCCGTTATGCCAGAGGAACCTGATGTGCCTACTGATGGCTGTTTGGCCGTCGCTGCCCGAAAGCAGTCTCCACCCTGTGCTGCAGATTGTGCAGCAGGATCCAAGCCCCGACCCTGATCCCTGGCTCCGGGCCCTTGGGGAATTTCTGCGAAGGGATCTGGGTGTTGGGATCTCCACTGAGGGAGTGTCCCCACTGTCTAAAAGGTGCCAGAGACAGCTCCGAGGCCTGTGTAGGCAGCTGGGCCAAGGGGGCAGGAAGTTGAAGTTGCCCCAGGCTCCAGATCCCGAAGGGACAGAACAGGAGGAGGACAAGGACTCCCAGCGGCCTGGGAAACGCAGAAAGGAAGCGGAGGAAGAGCCTGCCAGTCCTGAGGGGGAGAGGGCCCCCAAAAGGCTCCGGTGgttggaaaaggaagaagaagaaagtcaTGAGGAAAACAGACCTGAACATGAATCTTTGGAATCCCTGGCCAATGGAGGAGGTGCATCGTCCATTAAGAACCAGCCTGTTTTGGGGGCTAAGCCCAGTGAGGCTGGTCAGAGTCTAGAGGATGCTAAGGGCCTACCTGAGAGTTTGGAGTTGCCCAGAGCTATCCAG GAACAAGTTCCCAGGCTGCAGCAGCTGCTCAAGACCCTCGGGAAG GGGTTGGAAGGGCTGGAGGGCACCCCACCAGTTGAGCTGCAGCTTCTCCACGAATGCAGTCCTGGCCAG GTGGACCTGGTGTGTGCCCAGCTGCAGCTCCCACAGCTCTCGGACACAGGTCTCCTGCAGCTCTGCACCTGGCTGCTGGCCCTTTCACCAGACCTCAGCCTCAGCAATGCTACTGTGCTGATCAGGAGCCTCTTCCTTGGACGG ATTCTCTCCCTGACTTCCTCAGCCTCCCGCTTGCTCACAACTGCCCTGACCTCCTTCTGTACTAAGTACACCTACGCCGTCTGCAGAGCCCTCCTTGGCCCTGTGCTCCAAGCCCCAGGAATAG GTCCAGCTCAAACAGAGTTACTGTGTTGCCTTACAAAGGACGAGGCCCTGGAGCCGGACATGCAGGCTCTAATGCTGGG ACAGATCTTGGAGCTGCCCTGGAAGGAAGAGACTTTCTTGGTGTTGCAGTCACTCCTGGAGCGGCAG GTGGAGATGCCCTCTGAGAAGTTCAGTGTGTTGATGGAGAAACTCTGTAAAGAGGGGCCAGCAGCCACCACGTCCATGGCCTATGCCAAGCTCATGCTGACAGTGGTAACCAAGTATCGGGCCAAT
- the FANCE gene encoding Fanconi anemia group E protein isoform X5: MEAPEAAPAQAEGAEPAPWAHLEAPARLLLQTLQAGPDGARRGLGVLRALSGRGGEPFGWDRVFEALCREEPVVEGPDCRLELKPLLLRLPPLCQRNLMCLLMAVWPSLPESSLHPVLQIVQQDPSPDPDPWLRALGEFLRRDLGVGISTEGVSPLSKRCQRQLRGLCRQLGQGGRKLKLPQAPDPEGTEQEEDKDSQRPGKRRKEAEEEPASPEGERAPKRLRWLEKEEEESHEENRPEHESLESLANGGGASSIKNQPVLGAKPSEAGQSLEDAKGLPESLELPRAIQEQVPRLQQLLKTLGKGLEGLEGTPPVELQLLHECSPGQVDLVCAQLQLPQLSDTGLLQLCTWLLALSPDLSLSNATVLIRSLFLGRILSLTSSASRLLTTALTSFCTKYTYAVCRALLGPVLQAPGIGPAQTELLCCLTKDEALEPDMQALMLGSWSCPGRKRLSWCCSHSWSGRSVSPRGWAWLQFWSSIPLS, encoded by the exons ATGGAGGCCCCGGAGGCGGCACCCGCTCAGGCTGAGGGCGCGGAGCCGGCGCCCTGGGCGCACCTAGAGGCCCCCGCCCGCCTCCTGCTGCAGACGCTGCAGGCGGGGCCCGACGGGGCGCGGCGCGGCTTGGGGGTGCTGCGGGCTCTGAGCGGCCGCGGAGGGGAGCCCTTCGGCTGGGACCGCGTCTTCGAGGCGCTGTGCCGGGAGGAGCCAGTAGTGGAGGGCCCGGACTGTCGCCTGGAGCT GAAACCACTGCTGCTGCGATTGCCCCCGTTATGCCAGAGGAACCTGATGTGCCTACTGATGGCTGTTTGGCCGTCGCTGCCCGAAAGCAGTCTCCACCCTGTGCTGCAGATTGTGCAGCAGGATCCAAGCCCCGACCCTGATCCCTGGCTCCGGGCCCTTGGGGAATTTCTGCGAAGGGATCTGGGTGTTGGGATCTCCACTGAGGGAGTGTCCCCACTGTCTAAAAGGTGCCAGAGACAGCTCCGAGGCCTGTGTAGGCAGCTGGGCCAAGGGGGCAGGAAGTTGAAGTTGCCCCAGGCTCCAGATCCCGAAGGGACAGAACAGGAGGAGGACAAGGACTCCCAGCGGCCTGGGAAACGCAGAAAGGAAGCGGAGGAAGAGCCTGCCAGTCCTGAGGGGGAGAGGGCCCCCAAAAGGCTCCGGTGgttggaaaaggaagaagaagaaagtcaTGAGGAAAACAGACCTGAACATGAATCTTTGGAATCCCTGGCCAATGGAGGAGGTGCATCGTCCATTAAGAACCAGCCTGTTTTGGGGGCTAAGCCCAGTGAGGCTGGTCAGAGTCTAGAGGATGCTAAGGGCCTACCTGAGAGTTTGGAGTTGCCCAGAGCTATCCAG GAACAAGTTCCCAGGCTGCAGCAGCTGCTCAAGACCCTCGGGAAG GGGTTGGAAGGGCTGGAGGGCACCCCACCAGTTGAGCTGCAGCTTCTCCACGAATGCAGTCCTGGCCAG GTGGACCTGGTGTGTGCCCAGCTGCAGCTCCCACAGCTCTCGGACACAGGTCTCCTGCAGCTCTGCACCTGGCTGCTGGCCCTTTCACCAGACCTCAGCCTCAGCAATGCTACTGTGCTGATCAGGAGCCTCTTCCTTGGACGG ATTCTCTCCCTGACTTCCTCAGCCTCCCGCTTGCTCACAACTGCCCTGACCTCCTTCTGTACTAAGTACACCTACGCCGTCTGCAGAGCCCTCCTTGGCCCTGTGCTCCAAGCCCCAGGAATAG GTCCAGCTCAAACAGAGTTACTGTGTTGCCTTACAAAGGACGAGGCCCTGGAGCCGGACATGCAGGCTCTAATGCTGGG ATCTTGGAGCTGCCCTGGAAGGAAGAGACTTTCTTGGTGTTGCAGTCACTCCTGGAGCGGCAG
- the FANCE gene encoding Fanconi anemia group E protein isoform X2 — protein MEAPEAAPAQAEGAEPAPWAHLEAPARLLLQTLQAGPDGARRGLGVLRALSGRGGEPFGWDRVFEALCREEPVVEGPDCRLELKPLLLRLPPLCQRNLMCLLMAVWPSLPESSLHPVLQIVQQDPSPDPDPWLRALGEFLRRDLGVGISTEGVSPLSKRCQRQLRGLCRQLGQGGRKLKLPQAPDPEGTEQEEDKDSQRPGKRRKEAEEEPASPEGERAPKRLRWLEKEEEESHEENRPEHESLESLANGGGASSIKNQPVLGAKPSEAGQSLEDAKGLPESLELPRAIQEQVPRLQQLLKTLGKVDLVCAQLQLPQLSDTGLLQLCTWLLALSPDLSLSNATVLIRSLFLGRILSLTSSASRLLTTALTSFCTKYTYAVCRALLGPVLQAPGIGPAQTELLCCLTKDEALEPDMQALMLGQILELPWKEETFLVLQSLLERQVEMPSEKFSVLMEKLCKEGPAATTSMAYAKLMLTVVTKYRANISEPQRLGLAAVLELNTTFLKKSLQAALRQLAP, from the exons ATGGAGGCCCCGGAGGCGGCACCCGCTCAGGCTGAGGGCGCGGAGCCGGCGCCCTGGGCGCACCTAGAGGCCCCCGCCCGCCTCCTGCTGCAGACGCTGCAGGCGGGGCCCGACGGGGCGCGGCGCGGCTTGGGGGTGCTGCGGGCTCTGAGCGGCCGCGGAGGGGAGCCCTTCGGCTGGGACCGCGTCTTCGAGGCGCTGTGCCGGGAGGAGCCAGTAGTGGAGGGCCCGGACTGTCGCCTGGAGCT GAAACCACTGCTGCTGCGATTGCCCCCGTTATGCCAGAGGAACCTGATGTGCCTACTGATGGCTGTTTGGCCGTCGCTGCCCGAAAGCAGTCTCCACCCTGTGCTGCAGATTGTGCAGCAGGATCCAAGCCCCGACCCTGATCCCTGGCTCCGGGCCCTTGGGGAATTTCTGCGAAGGGATCTGGGTGTTGGGATCTCCACTGAGGGAGTGTCCCCACTGTCTAAAAGGTGCCAGAGACAGCTCCGAGGCCTGTGTAGGCAGCTGGGCCAAGGGGGCAGGAAGTTGAAGTTGCCCCAGGCTCCAGATCCCGAAGGGACAGAACAGGAGGAGGACAAGGACTCCCAGCGGCCTGGGAAACGCAGAAAGGAAGCGGAGGAAGAGCCTGCCAGTCCTGAGGGGGAGAGGGCCCCCAAAAGGCTCCGGTGgttggaaaaggaagaagaagaaagtcaTGAGGAAAACAGACCTGAACATGAATCTTTGGAATCCCTGGCCAATGGAGGAGGTGCATCGTCCATTAAGAACCAGCCTGTTTTGGGGGCTAAGCCCAGTGAGGCTGGTCAGAGTCTAGAGGATGCTAAGGGCCTACCTGAGAGTTTGGAGTTGCCCAGAGCTATCCAG GAACAAGTTCCCAGGCTGCAGCAGCTGCTCAAGACCCTCGGGAAG GTGGACCTGGTGTGTGCCCAGCTGCAGCTCCCACAGCTCTCGGACACAGGTCTCCTGCAGCTCTGCACCTGGCTGCTGGCCCTTTCACCAGACCTCAGCCTCAGCAATGCTACTGTGCTGATCAGGAGCCTCTTCCTTGGACGG ATTCTCTCCCTGACTTCCTCAGCCTCCCGCTTGCTCACAACTGCCCTGACCTCCTTCTGTACTAAGTACACCTACGCCGTCTGCAGAGCCCTCCTTGGCCCTGTGCTCCAAGCCCCAGGAATAG GTCCAGCTCAAACAGAGTTACTGTGTTGCCTTACAAAGGACGAGGCCCTGGAGCCGGACATGCAGGCTCTAATGCTGGG ACAGATCTTGGAGCTGCCCTGGAAGGAAGAGACTTTCTTGGTGTTGCAGTCACTCCTGGAGCGGCAG GTGGAGATGCCCTCTGAGAAGTTCAGTGTGTTGATGGAGAAACTCTGTAAAGAGGGGCCAGCAGCCACCACGTCCATGGCCTATGCCAAGCTCATGCTGACAGTGGTAACCAAGTATCGGGCCAAT
- the LOC137233051 gene encoding probable E3 ubiquitin-protein ligase makorin-1: MDKVWDKPEAKRIFGILPNCSHPHCLGCLRTWRKSRGDFPLGVIKACPQCRVPSSYIIPCKFWVSKGPKKEQLIRNFKARTSQIRCRFFMRGNGRCPFKSDCIYLHQLPDKAPTSDPPWPGSMQLASVVGKTAFLGGTEPEEEVFFVDCALTMAFWGSELLLDPNSSYHCLL, encoded by the exons ATGGACAAGGTGTGGGACAAGCCAGAGGCCAAGCGGATTTTTGGCATCCTGCCCAACTGCAGCCACCCCCACTGCCTGGGCTGCCTGCGTACCTGGCGGAAGAGCCGAGGGGACTTCCCGCTGGGTGTCATCAA GGCCTGTCCCCAGTGCCGTGTCCCTTCCAGCTACATCATTCCCTGCAAATTCTGGGTGAGCAAGGGGCCTAAGAAGGAACAACTCATCAGGAACTTCAAGGCTCGGACCAG CCAGATTCGATGCCGGTTCTTCATGCGGGGGAATGGCCGCTGCCCCTTCAAGTCGGACTGCATTTACCTGCACCAGCTCCCAGATAAGGCCCCGACTTCTGATCCTCCCTGGCCCGGGAGTATGCAGCTGGCCTCT GTGGTGGGCAAAACAGCGTTCCTAGGGGGCACCGAGCCAGAGGAGGAAGTGTTCTTCGTGGACTGTGCCCTGACCATGGCCTTCTGGGGTTCAGAACTCCTCCTGGACCCCAACAGTTCTTACCACTGCCTCCTGTAA
- the FANCE gene encoding Fanconi anemia group E protein isoform X4 — protein MEAPEAAPAQAEGAEPAPWAHLEAPARLLLQTLQAGPDGARRGLGVLRALSGRGGEPFGWDRVFEALCREEPVVEGPDCRLELKPLLLRLPPLCQRNLMCLLMAVWPSLPESSLHPVLQIVQQDPSPDPDPWLRALGEFLRRDLGVGISTEGVSPLSKRCQRQLRGLCRQLGQGGRKLKLPQAPDPEGTEQEEDKDSQRPGKRRKEAEEEPASPEGERAPKRLRWLEKEEEESHEENRPEHESLESLANGGGASSIKNQPVLGAKPSEAGQSLEDAKGLPESLELPRAIQEQVPRLQQLLKTLGKGLEGLEGTPPVELQLLHECSPGQVDLVCAQLQLPQLSDTGLLQLCTWLLALSPDLSLSNATVLIRSLFLGRILSLTSSASRLLTTALTSFCTKYTYAVCRALLGPVLQAPGIGPAQTELLCCLTKDEALEPDMQALMLGQILELPWKEETFLVLQSLLERQISEPQRLGLAAVLELNTTFLKKSLQAALRQLAP, from the exons ATGGAGGCCCCGGAGGCGGCACCCGCTCAGGCTGAGGGCGCGGAGCCGGCGCCCTGGGCGCACCTAGAGGCCCCCGCCCGCCTCCTGCTGCAGACGCTGCAGGCGGGGCCCGACGGGGCGCGGCGCGGCTTGGGGGTGCTGCGGGCTCTGAGCGGCCGCGGAGGGGAGCCCTTCGGCTGGGACCGCGTCTTCGAGGCGCTGTGCCGGGAGGAGCCAGTAGTGGAGGGCCCGGACTGTCGCCTGGAGCT GAAACCACTGCTGCTGCGATTGCCCCCGTTATGCCAGAGGAACCTGATGTGCCTACTGATGGCTGTTTGGCCGTCGCTGCCCGAAAGCAGTCTCCACCCTGTGCTGCAGATTGTGCAGCAGGATCCAAGCCCCGACCCTGATCCCTGGCTCCGGGCCCTTGGGGAATTTCTGCGAAGGGATCTGGGTGTTGGGATCTCCACTGAGGGAGTGTCCCCACTGTCTAAAAGGTGCCAGAGACAGCTCCGAGGCCTGTGTAGGCAGCTGGGCCAAGGGGGCAGGAAGTTGAAGTTGCCCCAGGCTCCAGATCCCGAAGGGACAGAACAGGAGGAGGACAAGGACTCCCAGCGGCCTGGGAAACGCAGAAAGGAAGCGGAGGAAGAGCCTGCCAGTCCTGAGGGGGAGAGGGCCCCCAAAAGGCTCCGGTGgttggaaaaggaagaagaagaaagtcaTGAGGAAAACAGACCTGAACATGAATCTTTGGAATCCCTGGCCAATGGAGGAGGTGCATCGTCCATTAAGAACCAGCCTGTTTTGGGGGCTAAGCCCAGTGAGGCTGGTCAGAGTCTAGAGGATGCTAAGGGCCTACCTGAGAGTTTGGAGTTGCCCAGAGCTATCCAG GAACAAGTTCCCAGGCTGCAGCAGCTGCTCAAGACCCTCGGGAAG GGGTTGGAAGGGCTGGAGGGCACCCCACCAGTTGAGCTGCAGCTTCTCCACGAATGCAGTCCTGGCCAG GTGGACCTGGTGTGTGCCCAGCTGCAGCTCCCACAGCTCTCGGACACAGGTCTCCTGCAGCTCTGCACCTGGCTGCTGGCCCTTTCACCAGACCTCAGCCTCAGCAATGCTACTGTGCTGATCAGGAGCCTCTTCCTTGGACGG ATTCTCTCCCTGACTTCCTCAGCCTCCCGCTTGCTCACAACTGCCCTGACCTCCTTCTGTACTAAGTACACCTACGCCGTCTGCAGAGCCCTCCTTGGCCCTGTGCTCCAAGCCCCAGGAATAG GTCCAGCTCAAACAGAGTTACTGTGTTGCCTTACAAAGGACGAGGCCCTGGAGCCGGACATGCAGGCTCTAATGCTGGG ACAGATCTTGGAGCTGCCCTGGAAGGAAGAGACTTTCTTGGTGTTGCAGTCACTCCTGGAGCGGCAG
- the PPARD gene encoding peroxisome proliferator-activated receptor delta: MEQPPEEAPEVREEEEKKEVARAEGAPELNGGPGHSLPSSSYTDLSRSCSPPSLLDQLQMGCDGTSCGSLNMECRVCGDKASGFHYGVHACEGCKGFFRRTIRMKLEYEKCERICKIQKKNRNKCQYCRFQKCLALGMSHNAIRFGRMPEAEKRKLVAGLTANEGSQHNPQVADLRAFSKHIYSAYLKNFNMTKKKARGILTGKASHTAPFVIHDIETLWQAEKGLVWKQLVNGLPPYKEISVHVFYRCQCTTVETVRELTEFAKSIPSFSDLFLNDQVTLLKYGVHEAIFAMLASIVNKDGLLVANGTGFVTREFLRSLRKPFSDIIEPKFEFAVKFNALELDDSDLALFIAAIILCGDRPGLMNVSQVEAIQDTILRALEFHLQANHPDAQYLFPKLLQKMADLRQLVTEHAQMMQRIKKTETETSLHPLLQEIYKDMY, translated from the exons ATGGAGCAGCCACCGGAGGAAGCCCCTGAGGTccgggaagaggaggagaaaaaggaagtggCAAGGGCAGAAGGAGCCCCAGAACTCAATGGGGGACCAGGGCACTCACTTCCTTCCAGCAGCTATACAG ACCTCTCCCGGAGCTGCTCTCCACCCTCGCTGCTGGACCAGCTGCAGATGGGCTGCGATGGGACCTCGTGTGGCAGCCTCAACATGGAGTGCCGGGTGTGCGGGGACAAGGCATCAGGCTTCCACTACGGTGTTCACGCGTGCGAGGGGTGCAAG GGCTTCTTCCGTCGAACAATCCGCATGAAGCTGGAATACGAGAAGTGTGAGCGGATCTGCAAGATCCAGAAGAAGAACCGCAACAAGTGCCAGTACTGCCGCTTCCAGAAATGCCTGGCACTGGGCATGTCGCACAACG CCATCCGCTTTGGCCGGATGCCAGAGGCTGAGAAGAGGAAACTGGTGGCAGGGCTGACGGCAAACGAGGGGAGTCAACACAACCCCCAGGTGGCTGACCTGAGGGCCTTCTCCAAGCACATCTACAGTGCCTACCTGAAAAACTTCAACATGACCAAAAAGAAGGCCCGTGGCATCCTCACCGGCAAGGCCAGCCACACGGCG CCCTTTGTGATCCACGACATCGAGACATTGTGGCAGGCAGAGAAGGGCCTGGTGTGGAAGCAGCTAGTGAACGGTCTGCCCCCCTACAAGGAGATCAGCGTGCACGTCTTCTACCGCTGCCAGTGCACCACGGTGGAGACCGTGCGTGAGCTCACCGAGTTCGCCAAGAGCATCCCCAGCTTCAGCGACCTCTTCCTCAACGACCAGGTGACCCTTCTCAAGTATGGTGTGCACGAGGCCATCTTTGCCATGCTGGCCTCCATCGTCAATAAGGACGGGCTTCTGGTGGCCAACGGCACTGGTTTTGTCACCCGTGAGTTCCTGCGCAGCCTCCGAAAGCCCTTCAGTGACATCATCGAGCCCAAGTTCGAGTTTGCTGTCAAGTTCAATGCCCTGGAACTTGATGACAGTGACCTGGCTCTCTTCATCGCGGCTATCATTCTGTGCGGAG ATCGGCCAGGCCTCATGAACGTGTCACAGGTGGAGGCCATCCAGGACACCATCCTGCGCGCCCTCGAGTTCCACCTGCAGGCCAACCACCCTGACGCCCAGTACCTCTTCCCCAAACTGCTGCAGAAGATGGCTGACCTGCGGCAGCTGGTCACCGAGCACGCCCAGATGATGCAGCGGATCAAGAAGACGGAGACCGAGACCTCGCTGCACCCCCTGCTCCAGGAGATCTACAAGGACATGTACTGA